A part of Geothrix oryzae genomic DNA contains:
- a CDS encoding AAA family ATPase — MSRNYLRNQNTHDSTDLSQKPRALRLLSLREVFDESLEPPKWVLEGWIPWGKVGLLGAVSDQGKTWLAMGLGVALATGQPFLGISTKPYGCGVLYITFEDDEPQDIQRRIQALKATYGEHWTEREEVDLRRNLQFLTPTWNPGSSTALWDLQAEVRDAVEAMQAQGITPALVVVDTLSHVNGEGESNVVEAQRVWQAAMGIAKHHNVTVLLVHHLRKAGTNGSEEVRLEDRLHPALLRGSNAAEGAARFIWQMAWVRTDEAERIGMDPELARQRGITVMGMSKLKARKPSRMLLVRSIESQTSGTWSIPPEAERLLEDLLRVSSSPLKPSMEVQVLEALMAGQSRKDIEATLFDGNNKRTSDALGRCRRKGWIGEDGKPTPKGERVAKGRA, encoded by the coding sequence ATGTCTAGGAACTATCTTCGTAACCAGAACACACACGACTCCACCGACCTCAGTCAGAAACCTCGAGCGCTTCGACTCCTTTCCTTGAGGGAGGTTTTCGATGAGTCACTCGAACCGCCCAAATGGGTCCTGGAAGGCTGGATTCCTTGGGGGAAGGTGGGCCTCCTGGGGGCTGTTTCCGACCAAGGGAAAACCTGGCTGGCCATGGGCCTTGGCGTTGCCTTGGCCACGGGGCAGCCCTTCCTCGGCATCTCGACGAAGCCCTATGGGTGTGGGGTGCTCTACATCACATTCGAGGATGATGAGCCCCAAGATATCCAGCGCCGGATTCAGGCCCTGAAAGCAACCTATGGAGAGCACTGGACAGAGCGAGAGGAGGTGGATCTTCGAAGAAACCTTCAATTCCTCACACCAACCTGGAATCCCGGCTCGTCCACCGCGTTATGGGACTTGCAGGCAGAAGTAAGGGATGCCGTTGAGGCAATGCAGGCACAGGGGATCACACCAGCATTGGTCGTGGTGGACACCCTCTCGCATGTCAATGGCGAAGGCGAGTCCAATGTGGTCGAAGCCCAGCGAGTCTGGCAGGCGGCCATGGGAATCGCCAAACACCACAATGTGACTGTGCTGTTGGTCCACCATCTTCGTAAAGCAGGGACAAACGGGAGCGAGGAGGTCCGGTTGGAGGATCGATTGCACCCGGCCTTGCTGAGAGGGTCTAACGCGGCAGAGGGCGCTGCGCGGTTTATTTGGCAGATGGCGTGGGTGCGAACAGACGAAGCTGAACGGATCGGGATGGACCCGGAACTGGCGAGACAACGGGGGATCACCGTGATGGGCATGAGCAAGCTCAAGGCAAGAAAGCCCTCGCGAATGCTATTGGTCCGTTCCATCGAAAGCCAGACATCAGGGACTTGGTCCATCCCCCCTGAAGCGGAACGGCTGCTCGAGGACCTCCTCCGAGTCTCTTCCTCTCCCTTGAAGCCGTCCATGGAGGTCCAAGTGCTGGAGGCATTGATGGCAGGGCAATCCCGAAAAGATATCGAGGCCACCCTATTTGACGGAAACAACAAACGGACCTCCGATGCCCTTGGAAGGTGCAGGCGAAAGGGCTGGATCGGAGAGGATGGAAAGCCAACACCCAAGGGTGAACGAGTGGCCAAGGGTAGAGCGTGA
- a CDS encoding HNH endonuclease: MLPAFHSVSGVFIEFTKTEHEHGGPGWEFGTCLWSPTVNNRGANSYALMSAPEKGDLVLHFLLTKWPDGTEETRVAGFSYVAKPCQTVQTEPTKADKWANRGSYFRIDLKGYTPFPNPLPMKTLIEEYGEDIRKELIENGPRFYPFNRYGAGLHTVQGIYLGRCTENLYQILAKAMSIEVATTAAKAEPGPEHREYAEARRLSSERYFFARNPSLRKDAIQVYGTSCQACGFDFGARYGAHGAGYIEVHHKDPLSERAEAEWTEEVRTALSQVAVLCANCHRMVHRKKQALTIEQLKDQLQNPPVSS; encoded by the coding sequence ATGCTTCCTGCTTTCCACTCGGTGTCAGGTGTCTTTATCGAATTCACCAAGACCGAGCACGAGCATGGAGGCCCAGGCTGGGAGTTCGGAACCTGCCTCTGGAGCCCTACAGTCAATAACCGCGGGGCCAATAGCTATGCCCTCATGTCCGCACCCGAGAAGGGGGATCTCGTTCTCCACTTTCTGCTGACCAAATGGCCAGACGGGACCGAGGAGACCCGAGTAGCTGGCTTCTCATATGTCGCGAAGCCCTGCCAAACAGTCCAGACAGAGCCGACCAAGGCCGACAAGTGGGCCAATCGCGGTTCCTACTTCCGGATCGACCTCAAGGGATACACGCCCTTTCCCAATCCGCTTCCCATGAAGACGCTCATCGAGGAATACGGCGAGGACATCCGGAAGGAACTGATTGAGAACGGCCCCCGGTTCTACCCCTTTAACCGATATGGGGCTGGCCTCCATACGGTTCAAGGGATCTACCTCGGCCGGTGCACCGAGAATCTCTATCAGATTCTCGCCAAGGCCATGAGCATTGAAGTGGCGACCACTGCGGCCAAGGCTGAACCAGGGCCCGAACACCGTGAGTACGCAGAGGCCCGCCGTCTTTCGTCCGAGCGGTATTTCTTCGCGCGGAACCCATCCCTACGCAAAGACGCCATCCAGGTCTACGGCACATCCTGCCAGGCCTGCGGATTTGATTTCGGTGCACGCTACGGCGCTCATGGGGCGGGTTACATCGAAGTCCATCACAAGGATCCGCTATCCGAACGAGCAGAGGCAGAATGGACGGAGGAGGTCAGGACCGCCCTTTCCCAGGTTGCCGTCCTTTGCGCAAACTGCCATAGGATGGTCCACCGGAAGAAGCAGGCCCTCACAATCGAACAGCTAAAGGACCAGCTCCAGAACCCACCAGTTAGCTCATAA
- a CDS encoding helix-turn-helix domain-containing protein, which produces MNAKSHAITPVERLAVRVEEAAEILGIGRSMLFILLKEGRLKSVKIGKRRLIPMLELEAFLLRQG; this is translated from the coding sequence ATGAATGCAAAGTCCCACGCCATCACCCCAGTGGAGCGCCTGGCAGTCCGAGTTGAAGAAGCCGCAGAGATCCTCGGCATCGGCCGTTCCATGTTGTTCATCCTCCTGAAGGAGGGCCGTCTCAAGTCCGTGAAAATCGGGAAGCGGCGGCTGATCCCCATGCTTGAACTCGAGGCCTTTCTCCTTCGGCAGGGCTGA
- a CDS encoding tyrosine-type recombinase/integrase, with translation MKLLPRKEPYWTGLEEGQSLGYYRPKNRAAGRWLAKFFDVETKKRSMTTLGTADDYTEADGQQVLNYAQAQEKAREWIQAARTLITGEESRKGPYTVAYAMEDYQKDCIRRGVKSGEQMGSVVRAHILPTLGNLEVARLTRSRLERWHEALASQPARVRTKKTASEPAVKAAPTTEEGKRQRRATANRVLSVLKAALNLALHRKRTACSGEAWRELKPFRGATQARTRFLSIEEQGALVGACDPEFKLVVQAALLTGARYGEITRMVVRDYDETSGTVHIPVAKGGKPRHVFLTEEGKEFFRKMTGGRKADEVLFQRTSYPTRNGARKDIPILRHWKASEQFREMSEACKRASIEPLNFHQLRHSYASTLVNAGIPLAYIAQQLGHTGTRMVEKHYGHLAPNAVAESIRKLAPSLGLYLPAENVVPFKAAT, from the coding sequence TTGAAGCTCCTGCCCCGGAAGGAACCCTACTGGACCGGCCTCGAGGAGGGGCAGTCCTTGGGCTACTACCGGCCCAAAAACCGGGCCGCTGGACGCTGGCTGGCGAAGTTTTTCGATGTCGAGACCAAGAAGCGGAGCATGACGACGCTTGGCACCGCGGACGACTACACCGAAGCGGACGGTCAGCAGGTGCTGAATTACGCCCAGGCCCAGGAGAAGGCCCGGGAATGGATCCAGGCGGCCAGGACGCTCATCACCGGAGAAGAGAGCCGGAAGGGGCCCTATACCGTGGCCTACGCCATGGAGGACTACCAGAAGGACTGCATCCGCCGCGGGGTGAAGAGTGGCGAGCAGATGGGCTCCGTGGTCCGTGCCCACATCCTGCCGACCCTCGGGAACCTCGAAGTCGCCCGGCTCACCCGGTCACGCCTCGAGCGATGGCACGAAGCCCTGGCGTCCCAGCCCGCCCGCGTCCGCACGAAGAAAACAGCCAGTGAACCGGCCGTGAAAGCAGCCCCAACCACGGAAGAGGGGAAGCGACAGCGTCGAGCCACGGCAAACCGGGTGCTCTCGGTGCTGAAAGCGGCACTCAACCTGGCCCTGCACCGAAAGCGAACGGCCTGTTCCGGCGAAGCCTGGCGGGAGTTGAAACCCTTCCGGGGGGCCACTCAGGCTCGCACTCGATTCCTGAGCATTGAGGAGCAAGGGGCCCTGGTGGGGGCCTGCGATCCGGAGTTCAAGTTGGTGGTTCAGGCCGCGCTCCTGACCGGGGCTCGCTACGGGGAGATCACCCGCATGGTGGTTCGGGACTATGACGAGACCTCTGGCACCGTGCACATCCCCGTGGCCAAGGGTGGGAAGCCACGCCATGTGTTCCTGACCGAGGAGGGCAAGGAATTCTTCCGAAAGATGACTGGAGGGCGGAAGGCCGATGAGGTCCTATTCCAACGAACCAGCTATCCCACCCGGAACGGGGCTCGAAAGGACATTCCCATCCTCCGCCACTGGAAGGCCAGTGAGCAGTTCCGGGAAATGAGTGAGGCCTGCAAGCGAGCCAGCATCGAGCCTTTGAACTTCCATCAACTCCGTCACTCCTATGCCTCGACCTTGGTCAATGCGGGCATTCCCTTGGCCTACATCGCCCAGCAGCTGGGCCATACGGGAACCCGGATGGTGGAGAAGCACTACGGCCACCTCGCGCCCAACGCGGTGGCGGAGTCGATTCGAAAGCTGGCCCCGTCCCTTGGTCTCTACCTCCCGGCAGAGAATGTGGTTCCGTTCAAGGCGGCGACCTAA
- a CDS encoding nucleotide pyrophosphohydrolase → MDKELIQKIVQFRNDRDWAKFHNPKDLAISLSIEAGELLECFQWSSSEESLELRREKIAEELADVLIYGCLLAEASGLDIEEIIQAKLDLNAAKYPVEKAFGRKDKYDRL, encoded by the coding sequence GTGGACAAGGAATTGATTCAGAAGATCGTCCAATTTCGAAATGACCGGGATTGGGCGAAGTTTCACAACCCGAAGGATCTTGCGATCTCACTTTCGATCGAGGCTGGCGAACTGCTGGAGTGCTTCCAGTGGTCCTCCTCCGAAGAGTCCCTTGAGCTCCGTAGGGAGAAGATCGCTGAGGAGCTCGCCGATGTTCTGATCTATGGGTGCCTGCTCGCCGAGGCATCTGGATTGGACATCGAAGAGATCATTCAAGCCAAGCTCGACCTGAATGCCGCGAAATATCCCGTTGAGAAGGCTTTCGGCCGGAAAGATAAATATGATCGTCTTTAA
- a CDS encoding PD-(D/E)XK nuclease family protein, translating into MSYDPFDGVLLNDPRPPVSGAVSLMLHLRVARRLAKAQGRTAGPGLEALKARAQACRELLAQGLLPATLRHLQAHGLDLGLPKAAHSLASVLAHLEAYLKEVETGGYLEPDLALWHAVDLELSGKRGLWIERTEADGPIEAGLRDLVPSRLRALACVPGLGGATFRLAAQKGGEASGLFGSAQPLVAWFLDGLEAHGDSLPNDLDLSEPKGWGSAPWSPALESLFEGPLDLREHADTFQRGLVEGPLDLLRHAVEQVCVWLDAGIPPAEITLIHPEPQAVAAFLAPLLAEEGVALHVRGGLVPLLASEAWSPIWTLLLGVQRLDPCAVSAGLRASKRDDLRHWADALALADQSGTLAFEGSFMHLRDRVKDYAQGIWQELAALRGTTQTAHRWAERLESLATTLRLPMDPDDFYSPLGLLKEAWGLETWTFADMLLALEAFLDAARSSEIPRAVEGLRLVTPSTILDDWSGARATLILDLSEGAWPSRPAENPDLDGDRKAAINHALLAWSQVEPSAIFPPALQRFWLPRSEHGDQIPRAFQREAYAFNKVLAMTRERLVVLSPAQDEDGRMTSQGPFWTALEGAAPWRTDSAPHSRLRWRWEGHDQSPRHQARATAAQAHPASEALLAEASVFDRAPGLRTAWLKGQDSASPTALEGLAKCPFRSLAERVWGLQTFDARTRMSMAVGILVHHIMEEALAPFVGVEDWPTAFQTALGLGPEASADDLIPHLQSLWQDRQDPWLKELDRHTPQGQWPQAVLRLESLLPNLAAALLRDVQAESPEKGEFVLLDPTRLPAPKAKKAAAPPPETWRRTLLALEGTLGPVAMNLGEGRTLLVSGNVDRIERWTSDSLSFLRVVDYKTSKETYLKAYAEDEAPFASHLQTPLYMLLAEQVYPSERATAVLFPLRDEEPKPFTKHLVTLAEAGPGGAWREKLLTNLARFDARLESGDFPPTPGEHCSQCQLAALCGRPVDVTVETDGEGD; encoded by the coding sequence ATGAGCTACGACCCCTTTGATGGCGTGCTGCTGAACGACCCCCGACCGCCTGTGTCGGGTGCCGTCAGCCTCATGCTGCATCTGCGGGTGGCGAGAAGACTGGCCAAGGCCCAGGGACGCACAGCGGGTCCCGGCCTGGAGGCGCTGAAGGCACGCGCCCAGGCCTGCCGGGAGCTGCTGGCACAAGGGCTCCTGCCTGCTACCCTGCGGCACTTGCAGGCACATGGGCTGGACCTTGGCCTTCCCAAAGCCGCCCACAGCTTGGCCAGCGTGCTCGCCCACTTGGAGGCCTACCTCAAGGAGGTCGAAACGGGCGGCTACCTGGAGCCGGACCTGGCCCTCTGGCACGCCGTGGACCTGGAGCTTTCTGGAAAGCGGGGGCTCTGGATCGAGCGGACCGAAGCCGATGGGCCCATCGAGGCCGGGCTCCGCGACCTGGTGCCTTCGCGTCTGCGTGCCCTGGCCTGCGTGCCGGGCCTGGGTGGTGCCACGTTCAGGCTTGCTGCCCAGAAGGGCGGCGAGGCCTCAGGCCTCTTCGGCAGCGCCCAGCCCCTGGTGGCGTGGTTCCTCGATGGGCTCGAAGCCCACGGCGACAGCCTCCCCAATGACCTCGACCTTTCTGAACCGAAGGGCTGGGGATCAGCCCCCTGGTCGCCCGCCCTGGAATCCCTGTTCGAGGGACCCCTGGACCTACGGGAACATGCCGACACCTTCCAGCGGGGGCTCGTCGAGGGTCCCCTCGACCTGCTGCGTCATGCCGTCGAACAGGTCTGTGTCTGGCTGGACGCGGGGATCCCCCCTGCTGAGATCACCCTCATCCACCCCGAGCCTCAAGCTGTGGCCGCCTTCCTCGCGCCCTTGCTGGCAGAAGAGGGCGTGGCGCTCCATGTGCGCGGTGGTTTGGTCCCCCTCCTCGCCAGCGAAGCCTGGAGCCCGATCTGGACCCTGCTCCTGGGCGTGCAGCGGCTAGACCCCTGTGCCGTGTCTGCCGGGCTCCGCGCCTCGAAGCGCGACGACCTGCGCCACTGGGCGGACGCGCTGGCCCTCGCCGACCAGAGTGGGACACTCGCGTTCGAAGGCAGCTTCATGCACCTGCGGGATCGCGTGAAGGACTACGCCCAAGGCATCTGGCAGGAACTGGCCGCGCTTCGGGGCACCACCCAGACCGCCCACCGATGGGCCGAGCGCCTGGAATCCCTGGCCACCACGCTGCGGCTGCCCATGGATCCCGACGATTTCTATTCGCCACTGGGCCTCCTCAAGGAAGCCTGGGGGCTCGAAACCTGGACCTTCGCCGACATGCTCCTGGCGCTGGAGGCTTTCCTGGATGCGGCGCGCAGCAGCGAGATCCCCCGGGCCGTCGAGGGCTTGCGCCTGGTGACCCCGAGCACGATCCTCGACGACTGGAGCGGCGCCCGCGCCACCCTGATTCTCGACCTCTCCGAAGGTGCCTGGCCCAGCCGCCCTGCCGAGAACCCCGACTTGGATGGTGACCGCAAGGCCGCCATCAACCATGCGCTGCTCGCCTGGAGCCAGGTGGAACCGTCAGCGATCTTCCCCCCTGCCCTGCAGCGGTTCTGGCTGCCCCGCAGCGAGCATGGCGACCAGATCCCCCGTGCCTTTCAGCGGGAGGCCTACGCCTTCAACAAGGTGCTGGCCATGACCCGCGAGCGCCTGGTGGTGCTCAGTCCCGCCCAGGATGAGGATGGCCGCATGACATCCCAGGGACCTTTCTGGACGGCGCTGGAAGGTGCGGCTCCGTGGCGTACGGATTCTGCGCCGCACAGCCGCCTGCGCTGGCGCTGGGAAGGCCACGATCAGTCCCCTCGCCACCAGGCCCGGGCCACCGCCGCCCAGGCCCACCCGGCCAGCGAGGCGCTGCTGGCGGAGGCGTCCGTCTTCGACCGTGCTCCAGGCCTCAGGACCGCTTGGCTCAAGGGGCAGGACAGCGCCAGCCCCACGGCGCTCGAGGGCCTCGCCAAGTGCCCCTTCCGCTCCCTTGCCGAGCGGGTGTGGGGTTTGCAGACCTTCGATGCGCGCACCCGGATGTCCATGGCCGTAGGCATCCTCGTCCACCACATCATGGAGGAGGCCCTTGCGCCCTTCGTGGGCGTTGAGGATTGGCCGACCGCCTTCCAGACAGCACTGGGGCTTGGTCCCGAGGCCAGCGCCGATGACCTCATCCCCCACCTGCAATCCCTTTGGCAGGACCGCCAGGACCCGTGGCTGAAGGAACTGGACCGCCACACCCCGCAGGGGCAGTGGCCCCAGGCCGTGCTGCGCCTGGAGTCCCTGCTCCCGAACCTGGCGGCGGCCCTGCTGCGGGATGTCCAGGCCGAATCCCCCGAGAAGGGTGAATTCGTGTTGCTCGACCCAACGCGCCTGCCTGCTCCGAAGGCCAAGAAAGCCGCAGCACCCCCACCGGAGACCTGGCGCCGAACCCTCCTGGCCCTTGAGGGCACTCTGGGTCCGGTGGCCATGAATCTGGGTGAGGGACGCACCCTCCTTGTCAGCGGCAATGTCGATCGAATCGAGCGCTGGACCAGCGACAGCCTCTCCTTCCTGCGGGTGGTGGACTACAAAACCTCGAAGGAGACCTACCTCAAGGCCTACGCCGAGGACGAGGCACCCTTCGCGTCGCACCTCCAGACTCCGCTTTACATGCTCCTCGCGGAGCAGGTCTACCCGAGCGAACGGGCCACGGCGGTGCTCTTCCCCCTGCGTGACGAGGAGCCAAAGCCCTTCACCAAACATCTCGTCACCCTGGCCGAGGCCGGGCCCGGCGGAGCCTGGCGCGAGAAGCTGCTGACGAACCTCGCCCGCTTCGATGCGCGGCTGGAGTCAGGGGACTTCCCGCCGACTCCTGGCGAGCACTGCAGCCAGTGCCAGTTGGCGGCCCTCTGTGGGCGCCCCGTGGATGTGACCGTTGAGACTGATGGGGAGGGGGACTGA
- a CDS encoding DUF2075 domain-containing protein, with protein MIVFKSVVGEFLEAVASSSLTEQIETRYRDILHRGPSPSERQAWQNSMHFVFHRLQASKVPHSCGVLIEYVIPTTLKRMDFVLSGYNSAQEKQVLIVELKQWSEAKLSDTPDLVWTKLGGKEIETPHPCYQAYSYLRFLQDLHEGFAKKEIHGRSCAYLHNYVPAAIGEPLFDDRYQTLQEETPLFLKKDNDKLEQFLASHLHEGDGASILDQVEAGPFRPSKRLIDEVGNLYEGNSSFVMLDEQKVAYENILSTVLKKGAKKRTIIVKGGPGTGKSVISMNAFGHLIRSELNVRFVAPNAAFRNVTKNALVRSGKRGTRATLDNLFSGAASFYQCNENTFDALIVDEAHRLKGKGTYQYFGESQVEDVLKASRVNVFFVDDDQRIRKDDIGTVESIRAAAEKFKSEVFEFELTSQFRCSGADGYLQWLNDALGIKDTGNFDGWDPSAFQFQICSTPGEVLDQVRAKSQGGFRARMLAGYAWNWSTEGNANGQIEDVTIPEHSFSMPWNGRAISETWAVHPEGEGQVGCVHTSQGLEFDYVGVLVGKDLQFDPDRGGLWGSWSDYKDTSGKKGLKNDPATLTRFISNIYKVLLSRGMKGCFVFFQDPKLEAYFRQRLSKTPNGLVMS; from the coding sequence ATGATCGTCTTTAAGAGTGTCGTGGGTGAGTTTCTTGAAGCCGTGGCATCGAGTTCGCTCACGGAGCAAATCGAGACGCGGTACCGGGACATTCTTCATCGAGGGCCTTCTCCGAGCGAGCGGCAGGCCTGGCAAAACTCGATGCATTTCGTCTTTCATCGTCTGCAGGCATCGAAGGTTCCTCACAGCTGCGGCGTGCTGATCGAGTATGTGATCCCCACGACCTTGAAGCGGATGGACTTCGTCCTTTCTGGGTACAACAGCGCTCAGGAAAAGCAGGTTCTGATCGTCGAGCTGAAGCAGTGGTCAGAAGCCAAACTTTCGGACACTCCTGATCTCGTATGGACGAAACTTGGCGGGAAGGAGATCGAGACCCCCCATCCTTGCTACCAGGCCTATTCCTATTTGCGCTTCCTTCAGGATCTGCATGAAGGATTCGCCAAAAAGGAAATCCACGGACGATCATGCGCCTACCTGCACAATTATGTACCTGCAGCTATTGGCGAACCGTTGTTTGACGACCGATATCAGACGCTCCAAGAAGAGACGCCTCTTTTCCTTAAGAAGGATAATGACAAGCTCGAGCAATTCTTGGCTTCCCACCTTCATGAAGGCGATGGCGCCTCGATTCTGGATCAAGTTGAAGCCGGTCCCTTCCGTCCTAGCAAACGATTAATCGACGAGGTGGGCAATCTGTACGAGGGGAATTCATCCTTCGTCATGCTCGATGAACAGAAGGTGGCGTACGAAAACATCCTTTCCACCGTCCTCAAGAAGGGGGCCAAGAAGCGGACCATCATCGTCAAGGGTGGACCTGGCACGGGGAAGTCGGTCATTTCGATGAATGCCTTTGGGCACCTCATCCGGTCAGAGCTCAATGTGCGATTTGTCGCTCCGAATGCAGCCTTCCGGAATGTCACCAAGAATGCCCTGGTGAGGAGCGGCAAGCGAGGAACCAGGGCCACCCTGGACAATCTCTTTTCCGGGGCCGCGTCCTTCTATCAGTGCAACGAGAACACCTTTGACGCCCTGATTGTGGACGAGGCCCATCGGCTGAAAGGGAAGGGGACCTACCAATATTTTGGAGAGAGCCAAGTCGAGGATGTTTTGAAAGCCTCTCGGGTCAATGTGTTCTTTGTGGACGATGACCAACGCATTAGGAAGGACGACATTGGGACGGTTGAGAGCATCCGAGCCGCGGCTGAGAAATTTAAGTCCGAGGTCTTCGAGTTCGAGTTGACCTCCCAATTCCGATGCTCTGGAGCCGATGGATACCTCCAGTGGCTGAATGATGCGCTTGGCATCAAGGACACCGGAAACTTCGACGGGTGGGATCCCTCTGCCTTTCAGTTCCAGATCTGCTCAACCCCAGGGGAAGTGCTCGACCAGGTCCGGGCAAAGAGCCAAGGCGGATTCAGAGCTCGCATGCTCGCCGGCTACGCCTGGAACTGGAGCACGGAGGGAAATGCCAATGGTCAAATCGAGGATGTCACGATCCCCGAGCACTCCTTCTCCATGCCATGGAATGGCCGCGCCATCTCGGAGACCTGGGCGGTGCACCCCGAGGGGGAGGGCCAGGTCGGCTGCGTTCATACCAGCCAAGGTCTGGAGTTCGACTATGTGGGCGTGCTGGTCGGCAAGGACCTTCAATTTGACCCGGACCGCGGCGGTCTTTGGGGAAGCTGGAGCGATTACAAGGACACCAGTGGGAAGAAGGGGCTGAAGAATGACCCTGCTACGCTCACCCGATTCATCAGCAATATCTACAAAGTCTTGTTGTCCCGCGGCATGAAGGGATGCTTCGTGTTCTTCCAGGACCCGAAACTCGAGGCCTACTTTAGGCAACGCCTCAGCAAGACACCGAATGGACTGGTTATGAGCTAA